A window of Mycolicibacterium fluoranthenivorans contains these coding sequences:
- the pe gene encoding acyltransferase PE, producing MRKLLAAVTVLVTVSATGASGIAGADEPAPVPAPGAGSAAPEPQRGTPGNAYALGGAHVLGIPYDEYIRRTGADWFPGLNRMNIQYPAGQVQGHTLERLFPGIGKLDDGFPGLGLDGPSIGESVDVGEGNLIHAIQTGGSGTAMGLSEGAMVLNAVKNRLATDPAAPPPDQLSFATFGDPLTTNPFGQSFLRQNFPVGSVVPSLDFTMPPEVDSQYDTYQFISPYDSIADWPQRQDNIISVTNAIVGLATGHTAVAFTNPSNVPPQNVAVTYNSRGAKTTTYMIPEQHLPLVLPFKYIGVDEGTLNKLDGVLKPYVDAGYTRNDNPLTAPITVDPVRGYDPAVVTAGASEAAFGSGGVDPLSQLMAGFQYVLDHNVH from the coding sequence ATGAGGAAACTTCTCGCCGCGGTGACGGTGCTGGTGACGGTCAGTGCCACGGGCGCCTCAGGTATCGCCGGAGCCGACGAGCCGGCGCCCGTACCCGCCCCGGGAGCGGGATCTGCTGCCCCGGAACCTCAGCGTGGCACCCCTGGCAACGCGTACGCGCTCGGTGGTGCCCATGTCCTCGGTATTCCCTATGACGAGTACATCCGCCGCACGGGCGCCGACTGGTTCCCCGGCTTGAATCGCATGAACATCCAATATCCGGCAGGTCAGGTTCAGGGGCACACCCTGGAGCGACTGTTCCCCGGCATCGGAAAGTTGGATGACGGTTTCCCGGGGCTGGGACTTGACGGCCCGAGCATCGGCGAGTCGGTCGACGTGGGTGAGGGCAACCTCATCCATGCCATCCAGACAGGTGGTAGCGGCACCGCCATGGGGTTGTCCGAGGGCGCCATGGTGCTCAACGCGGTGAAGAACCGGCTCGCCACCGATCCGGCCGCGCCTCCGCCGGATCAGTTGTCCTTCGCGACCTTCGGTGATCCTCTGACGACGAACCCGTTCGGCCAGAGCTTCCTGAGGCAGAACTTCCCGGTCGGCAGCGTCGTCCCGTCGCTGGACTTCACCATGCCGCCGGAGGTGGACAGCCAGTACGACACCTACCAATTCATCTCCCCGTACGACAGCATCGCCGACTGGCCGCAACGCCAGGACAACATCATCTCCGTCACCAACGCGATCGTCGGCCTGGCCACCGGTCACACCGCGGTGGCCTTCACCAATCCGTCGAATGTGCCGCCCCAGAATGTCGCGGTCACGTACAACTCGCGGGGCGCGAAGACGACGACGTACATGATTCCCGAGCAGCACCTCCCGCTGGTTCTCCCGTTCAAGTACATCGGGGTGGACGAGGGCACGCTGAACAAGCTCGACGGGGTGCTCAAACCCTATGTGGATGCCGGATATACGCGTAACGACAATCCGTTGACCGCTCCCATCACCGTGGATCCTGTTCGCGGCTACGACCCCGCGGTGGTCACGGCGGGGGCGAGTGAGGCCGCCTTTGGCAGTGGAGGCGTCGATCCGCTGTCTCAGCTGATGGCCGGGTTCCAGTACGTGTTGGATCACAACGTGCACTGA
- a CDS encoding AMP-binding protein — translation MPNASLLTLLQERAIATPDAEAFTFTDYDVDPAGVAETLTWAQVHRRTLNAALEFEQYGSPGDRALIIAPQGLDYIVAFLGAMQAGFIAVPLSVPVPGSHDERVSAVVADTSPAVVLTTSAVAHLATQYVDDGAAMIAVVSVDNLDLDRPAPTSSAPAKGPDTAYLQYTSGSTRLPAGVMISHRNLQANYEQLMADYFAQHGGVLPDGTKLVSWLPFYHDMGLMLGIAGPIFAGHAADLMSPLAFLGNPMRWVQALSRPRYAWSAAPNFAFDFAARRASEADLSDLDLSGILGIINGAERIHPPTLVKFNERFSAVGFRPEMMVPSYGLAEATVFVASGNSGRVPEAVEFAAEDLVEGVATRSPGGSPLMRYGMPVSPLVRIVDADTCRPCPDGTIGEIWTHGENVSAGYWCKPEQTGSAFGATLADAPAGTPETGWLRTGDRGFISEGDLFIVGRIKDMLIVRGRNYYPEDIEATVQQITRGRVAAIAVPDEQTEKLVTVIELKKLDGSDDLAVVKNDVTAAISRAHGLHVADIVLVAPGSIPTTTSGKIRRAACIEQHRQGQFVRLDV, via the coding sequence ATGCCAAACGCGTCCCTCCTGACCCTGCTCCAGGAACGCGCCATCGCGACTCCCGACGCCGAAGCCTTCACCTTCACCGACTATGACGTCGACCCTGCCGGTGTGGCTGAGACGCTGACCTGGGCGCAGGTGCACCGCCGCACGCTCAACGCGGCGCTGGAGTTCGAGCAGTACGGGTCCCCCGGCGACCGGGCGCTGATCATCGCTCCGCAGGGCCTGGACTACATCGTGGCGTTCCTGGGCGCCATGCAGGCCGGTTTCATCGCTGTGCCCCTGTCGGTGCCGGTGCCCGGCTCGCATGATGAGCGGGTCAGCGCCGTGGTCGCCGACACCTCGCCAGCGGTCGTGTTGACCACCTCGGCGGTCGCCCACCTCGCCACGCAGTACGTCGACGACGGTGCCGCGATGATCGCGGTGGTGTCCGTGGACAACCTGGATCTCGACAGGCCCGCCCCCACGAGCTCCGCGCCGGCAAAGGGCCCGGATACCGCCTATCTGCAGTACACCTCGGGGTCGACTCGGTTGCCGGCCGGCGTGATGATCAGCCACCGCAATCTGCAGGCGAACTACGAGCAGTTGATGGCCGACTACTTCGCCCAGCACGGAGGCGTGCTCCCCGACGGCACCAAACTGGTCTCGTGGCTGCCGTTTTACCACGATATGGGCTTGATGCTCGGGATCGCGGGGCCCATCTTCGCCGGTCACGCGGCGGACCTGATGAGCCCGCTGGCGTTCCTGGGCAATCCGATGCGCTGGGTGCAGGCGTTGTCTCGGCCCAGGTACGCGTGGTCGGCCGCCCCTAACTTCGCGTTCGATTTCGCGGCACGGCGCGCCAGCGAGGCCGACCTGTCCGATCTCGACCTCAGCGGGATCCTCGGCATCATCAACGGGGCCGAGAGGATCCATCCGCCCACCCTGGTGAAGTTCAACGAGCGGTTCAGCGCCGTGGGCTTCCGGCCCGAGATGATGGTGCCCTCGTACGGACTTGCCGAGGCAACTGTCTTCGTGGCCAGCGGCAACAGCGGCCGGGTGCCCGAAGCCGTCGAGTTCGCCGCCGAGGATCTGGTCGAGGGCGTCGCGACCCGCAGCCCGGGTGGGTCACCCCTGATGAGGTACGGCATGCCGGTCTCGCCGCTGGTACGGATCGTCGACGCCGACACTTGCCGACCATGTCCGGACGGCACCATCGGCGAGATCTGGACCCACGGCGAGAACGTCTCCGCCGGGTACTGGTGCAAGCCCGAACAGACCGGGTCCGCCTTCGGCGCGACGCTGGCGGATGCGCCGGCGGGTACCCCCGAGACGGGGTGGCTGCGTACCGGCGATCGGGGCTTTATCTCGGAAGGCGATCTGTTCATCGTCGGACGCATCAAGGACATGCTGATCGTGCGGGGCCGCAACTACTACCCCGAAGACATCGAGGCCACCGTTCAGCAGATCACCCGCGGCCGGGTGGCGGCCATCGCGGTGCCCGACGAGCAGACCGAGAAGTTGGTCACCGTGATCGAGCTGAAGAAACTCGACGGTTCCGACGACCTGGCCGTGGTGAAAAACGATGTGACCGCGGCGATTTCACGCGCACACGGACTCCATGTCGCCGATATCGTACTGGTGGCGCCCGGCTCGATCCCGACCACCACCAGCGGCAAGATCCGCCGCGCCGCCTGCATCGAGCAGCACCGTCAAGGGCAGTTCGTGCGACTGGACGTATAG
- a CDS encoding glycoside hydrolase family 5 protein translates to MLRRLLAMLAALLMVCVFHPATTLATGTLEAANAALSGFAGHHETSPDFTQVPGSNEQRLSGRTNQSLSSHTRLASASIAAPKIKGGNIVPKPLAGPPGLWAEWDWTNWIKPQVDRAMALGLNAIRIIGAPQVVLARINPDLPAIPLATYIARWEQLATYCQENGLRLYPSLTEKWAYMYTQFGGLGGVPPWNFRDPAVTSVITASAAALAKYPNVIGFDIFQEGGGSHSDGLTVDDVLALYAAIRRVAPNVPLTTSDSSGSYPTAEAFWQDTESLSYQLWVHPDGADFVDVHIYLEGVDPTQIDSLIQRTKLPVLIGEYGGGQDIPAHARIARYESAQRLHNRVDILGSFVWALADQGTTDDKRFGVFDNTGFSQPSYPSTDGETPLSTTSGQRPELVDALSHFGD, encoded by the coding sequence GTGCTGCGACGATTGCTAGCGATGCTGGCGGCGTTATTAATGGTCTGCGTCTTTCATCCGGCGACCACTCTCGCAACCGGCACTCTAGAAGCTGCCAACGCTGCACTTTCAGGCTTCGCGGGCCACCACGAGACTTCGCCTGATTTCACTCAGGTACCTGGCAGCAACGAGCAGCGGCTCAGCGGTCGCACCAATCAGTCCCTGTCATCGCATACGCGCTTGGCCAGTGCGTCTATTGCAGCCCCGAAGATCAAGGGCGGCAACATCGTTCCAAAGCCATTGGCAGGGCCTCCCGGACTCTGGGCTGAGTGGGACTGGACGAACTGGATCAAGCCGCAGGTCGACCGCGCAATGGCGCTTGGCCTCAACGCAATCCGCATAATCGGTGCTCCACAGGTCGTGCTCGCGCGTATCAATCCTGATCTGCCCGCCATCCCGCTGGCCACGTACATCGCACGCTGGGAACAACTCGCGACCTACTGCCAGGAAAACGGATTGCGCCTGTACCCGAGCCTGACCGAGAAATGGGCGTACATGTACACCCAGTTCGGCGGCCTCGGCGGTGTCCCTCCATGGAATTTTCGGGATCCGGCCGTGACATCGGTGATTACGGCATCGGCGGCGGCCTTGGCAAAATATCCCAACGTAATCGGCTTCGATATCTTTCAAGAGGGTGGCGGGAGCCATTCTGACGGCCTGACAGTTGATGACGTTCTCGCCCTTTACGCTGCGATTCGACGCGTCGCTCCCAACGTACCTCTCACAACCTCGGACTCAAGCGGTAGCTACCCGACGGCAGAAGCGTTCTGGCAGGACACCGAATCTCTGTCGTATCAGTTGTGGGTCCACCCTGACGGCGCTGATTTTGTCGACGTGCACATCTACCTGGAAGGCGTTGACCCCACTCAGATCGACTCCTTGATTCAACGCACCAAACTCCCGGTGCTCATCGGCGAATACGGTGGTGGTCAGGACATCCCTGCACATGCTCGGATCGCGCGGTATGAGTCAGCACAGCGTCTGCACAACCGCGTCGATATTCTCGGATCCTTCGTGTGGGCGCTGGCAGATCAAGGAACTACGGACGACAAGAGGTTCGGGGTCTTCGACAACACCGGCTTCTCTCAACCCTCGTACCCATCGACAGACGGGGAAACACCCCTTTCAACAACGTCTGGTCAACGGCCAGAACTGGTTGATGCCCTTAGTCATTTCGGGGATTGA
- a CDS encoding class I SAM-dependent methyltransferase: MEEANSYELNEAKQIELATSIGPLWADFSKSWNRYSSRNSFYCLSDGAVYYSMLRAFQPKRIIEVGSGFSSAVALDARDKGLHDAELTFIEPYPQRLLGLLEEKDHARTTLHKKPLQDVPLEEFDVLGEGDFLFVDSTHVSKAGSDVNWLFFQVFPRLKPGVIIHIHDIHFPFEYIDSWLNEGRSWNELYMLRAFLSFNNSFEILFFNSWMWEKHPEIVRQFLPEASSDRPGSIWLRRTA; the protein is encoded by the coding sequence ATGGAAGAGGCGAACTCGTATGAGTTGAACGAGGCCAAGCAAATTGAACTCGCCACCTCGATCGGGCCGCTATGGGCAGACTTCTCAAAGTCTTGGAACCGCTACAGCTCGAGGAACAGTTTTTATTGCCTCAGTGACGGAGCGGTGTACTACTCGATGCTGAGGGCCTTCCAACCGAAGCGCATCATAGAAGTTGGTTCCGGCTTCTCGTCAGCCGTCGCACTCGATGCACGTGACAAGGGGCTGCACGACGCGGAGTTAACCTTCATCGAGCCGTATCCACAACGCCTGCTTGGACTACTGGAGGAGAAGGATCACGCAAGGACAACCTTGCACAAAAAACCCCTTCAAGACGTGCCGCTGGAAGAATTCGACGTTCTCGGCGAGGGGGACTTCCTCTTCGTGGACAGCACGCACGTGAGCAAGGCTGGAAGTGATGTCAACTGGCTGTTCTTCCAGGTATTTCCGCGGCTGAAGCCTGGCGTGATTATTCACATCCATGACATTCATTTCCCCTTTGAGTACATCGACTCGTGGCTCAATGAGGGTCGCAGCTGGAATGAACTGTACATGTTGCGCGCGTTCTTGAGCTTCAATAATTCTTTCGAGATTCTCTTTTTCAACTCGTGGATGTGGGAGAAGCACCCCGAGATTGTCAGACAGTTCCTTCCTGAAGCGAGTAGCGACCGGCCAGGAAGCATCTGGTTGCGACGAACAGCGTGA
- a CDS encoding NAD-dependent epimerase/dehydratase family protein encodes MSTILVTGAAGFIGAFLCERLLVHTGHDVVGLDNLNHYYDVAIKHERLQMVTSADVTSNRFHFQEADLADAEALNAIFEQYRPEVVINLGAQAGVRYSVDSPRSYIDSNIVGFFNVLESCRHYPVRHLIYASSSSVYGRSGTVPYSLDHRTDSPVSLYAATKKANEVMAHAYSDLYGIPSTGLRFFTVYGPMGRPDMAYFKFTEKMVKREPIDIYNMGDLRRDFTYIADVVSSIASIIEGGPGTQDSGVSARIYNIGNSDPVSLLEFVSTLERVLFEEGVIEHAAERRLLPMQIGDVYETYADVTELERDYHFRPSTRLEDGLRRFAQWYKMYRRL; translated from the coding sequence GTGAGCACGATCTTGGTCACTGGAGCGGCTGGATTCATCGGCGCATTTCTCTGCGAGCGTCTACTAGTACACACAGGTCACGATGTCGTTGGTTTGGATAATCTAAACCATTATTACGACGTCGCGATCAAGCACGAGCGATTACAGATGGTCACGAGTGCCGACGTAACGTCGAATAGATTCCATTTTCAAGAAGCTGATCTCGCAGACGCCGAAGCGTTGAATGCGATTTTCGAACAGTATCGACCTGAGGTGGTAATTAATCTCGGAGCGCAGGCCGGCGTTCGATACTCAGTCGATAGCCCCCGCTCATATATCGACTCGAACATCGTCGGATTTTTCAATGTGCTCGAATCGTGTCGCCATTACCCGGTGCGTCACCTTATCTACGCGTCCTCTTCTTCAGTGTACGGCAGAAGTGGCACTGTTCCGTACTCGCTCGATCACCGGACAGACTCGCCGGTATCTTTGTACGCCGCAACAAAAAAAGCCAATGAGGTGATGGCGCATGCGTATTCAGACTTGTATGGAATTCCTTCTACCGGGCTGCGCTTCTTTACAGTCTACGGTCCGATGGGCCGTCCGGACATGGCTTACTTCAAGTTTACCGAAAAGATGGTCAAGCGGGAGCCGATAGATATCTATAATATGGGAGATCTACGTCGCGACTTTACGTATATCGCCGACGTGGTTTCTTCGATCGCCAGTATTATCGAAGGTGGTCCTGGAACCCAAGATTCAGGAGTCAGCGCCCGAATTTACAACATTGGAAATAGCGACCCTGTCTCGCTTCTTGAGTTTGTGAGCACGCTCGAAAGAGTGCTCTTCGAGGAGGGCGTCATTGAACATGCGGCGGAGCGCCGCCTGCTTCCAATGCAGATTGGCGATGTCTATGAAACGTACGCCGATGTGACGGAGTTGGAGCGTGACTATCATTTCAGACCGTCAACTCGCCTCGAGGACGGACTTCGAAGATTTGCGCAGTGGTACAAGATGTACCGTCGCCTTTAG
- a CDS encoding serine O-acetyltransferase, whose protein sequence is MKSKFDAIQHVVAELRESGDEAVSDVGVLLRALLTRPRRRLVLWIRLQEWLDATGKHSLARLVSARIYSRYGCMISPTARIGREIAFPHPVGIVIGDGAVVGDNCTIYQNVTLGRQSLGPGGYPTLGSRVVIFAGSQILGEIELADGVTVGALTLVTKSCLTPGSTLVGIPARALVAKKTEA, encoded by the coding sequence ATGAAATCGAAGTTTGACGCCATTCAACATGTGGTGGCAGAGCTCCGGGAGAGTGGGGATGAAGCCGTCAGCGATGTCGGGGTGCTACTTCGAGCGCTGCTGACCCGTCCGCGGCGGCGCCTAGTGCTTTGGATTCGCCTGCAGGAATGGCTCGACGCGACCGGAAAGCACAGCCTGGCGCGCTTGGTTTCGGCTCGGATCTACAGTCGCTATGGGTGCATGATTTCGCCGACGGCGCGCATCGGCCGTGAAATAGCGTTCCCGCACCCGGTTGGGATTGTCATCGGGGATGGTGCGGTGGTCGGAGACAACTGCACCATCTACCAGAACGTCACTCTTGGAAGACAATCACTGGGACCCGGTGGATACCCAACCCTTGGAAGCAGGGTGGTGATTTTCGCCGGCTCGCAGATACTCGGCGAGATCGAGTTAGCAGATGGCGTCACCGTGGGTGCGTTGACCCTCGTAACAAAGAGTTGCTTGACTCCAGGTTCCACTCTCGTCGGAATCCCGGCTCGCGCGCTCGTGGCAAAGAAGACCGAGGCCTAG
- a CDS encoding oligosaccharide flippase family protein, translated as MANRLTRKVGLYFIGNLSTRILGAAIIPVYAFAVSPSELGRYDYILTIGQLAAPLAFVAIWESALRFLIIEPTSDSVKSSMSTIVIFSISISLSFTVLALTVGWALSINTANLIGLVMIALLYGLVQVWQYFARAEQETRLYVVSGIASAIVTFALVIGLVVAMRLGFAGLLIAYVAGQFITVAIIEFRMRVIGRTSFQHFDRRLLIAMLRYSGPLVVNLLAVGLLGGFGRILIYNTMGDAANGVYSFAMKFATIVVSLGTVISMSVIEEGLLRSSSSKVGEFYSRVLNSLISALILFITALVPVLYLFFRMIQGTEYSSARDLVPILLLFAVFSVLGTQFGSIFMTVGKTGALGTSTFIGAVATVVASILLIRPIGLSGVAAALLIGSMVMMVLRFKLSRRQLEYSVSGVRAFGLSAAYLIASFSCFLAAQFAAPWVTAAMTVVIPCACAWPFINSLRAIKEIPDEIEV; from the coding sequence ATGGCCAATAGACTCACGCGAAAAGTGGGTCTCTACTTCATCGGGAACCTATCGACACGAATACTTGGCGCCGCAATCATCCCCGTATATGCGTTCGCGGTAAGTCCATCCGAACTAGGCCGCTACGATTACATTCTCACGATCGGACAGCTCGCCGCACCGCTCGCCTTTGTTGCGATCTGGGAATCCGCATTGCGTTTCTTGATTATCGAACCGACTTCCGATTCGGTGAAGTCGTCGATGTCAACTATCGTCATATTTTCAATTTCAATTTCGCTTTCATTTACGGTCCTTGCGCTGACAGTCGGTTGGGCTCTGAGCATTAACACTGCCAATCTCATCGGACTCGTGATGATCGCGTTGCTGTATGGGCTCGTGCAAGTATGGCAGTATTTTGCACGCGCGGAACAAGAAACACGCCTGTATGTGGTTTCGGGGATCGCCTCAGCTATCGTCACTTTCGCGCTGGTAATCGGCCTGGTGGTCGCGATGCGCCTCGGCTTTGCCGGTCTTCTGATCGCCTACGTGGCGGGACAGTTCATCACCGTCGCCATCATCGAGTTCCGAATGAGAGTAATTGGCCGAACATCGTTTCAGCACTTCGATCGTCGACTACTCATCGCAATGCTCAGGTATTCGGGACCGCTCGTAGTGAATCTACTAGCGGTCGGCTTGTTGGGTGGATTCGGGAGAATTCTCATATATAACACTATGGGAGATGCTGCCAACGGCGTGTATTCATTCGCGATGAAATTTGCAACAATAGTAGTCAGTCTCGGTACCGTCATTTCGATGTCTGTCATCGAAGAGGGACTCTTGAGGTCGTCCAGCAGCAAGGTTGGCGAGTTTTATTCTCGTGTACTGAACTCCCTGATATCAGCCCTTATTCTGTTCATCACCGCGCTGGTGCCGGTTCTATACCTATTCTTTAGAATGATTCAAGGCACCGAATACTCGAGCGCGAGAGACCTGGTGCCGATCTTGTTGCTATTCGCCGTCTTTAGTGTGCTTGGCACACAATTCGGATCGATATTTATGACCGTAGGAAAGACGGGCGCACTGGGAACATCTACGTTTATCGGTGCCGTGGCTACGGTCGTCGCGTCCATTCTTCTGATAAGGCCGATAGGACTCTCTGGCGTCGCCGCAGCATTACTGATCGGGTCCATGGTGATGATGGTTCTGCGATTCAAACTGTCACGCCGCCAACTCGAGTACTCTGTTTCAGGAGTACGCGCGTTCGGACTATCCGCGGCCTACTTGATCGCAAGTTTTTCCTGCTTTCTTGCGGCACAGTTTGCGGCCCCCTGGGTGACAGCGGCAATGACCGTTGTTATTCCATGCGCGTGTGCCTGGCCGTTTATAAACTCGCTGCGTGCCATCAAGGAGATTCCTGATGAAATCGAAGTTTGA
- a CDS encoding glycosyltransferase family 4 protein yields the protein MLRKHRVAVIMPEIYHGGAESQFRILVENLDAERHSITVFVEGSYGRKMDQSAEQSWISKQQREKQVRFIFLDNLRTNDGHIRRLISAVRLGFYLVPYLLRREFDTVIVYSAIGLRLTPLLRLFRVFAVFSERNAAVYSRMDLLRKRAYFTSANAIVCNSLAASQNFSRYGYRPLVIENAVAPPPLVRSARAPRAAGQIVVVPGRIAPIKNQTLVARALPALDGIVSRVYFAGAVEDVEYLQQLKDLVASTGWCSRVDILGFVHDMDTLYADCDLVVLPSLAEGMPNVLLEALTREVPCVASDLASNRDVLRDDRLLFRVDDPSTLVKSILHLARLNQTDTRQLTIDQRQYVTTRFSVENLITGYERLFALARGGGGNGQ from the coding sequence ATGCTTAGAAAGCACCGTGTCGCAGTGATAATGCCGGAAATATACCACGGCGGTGCGGAGAGTCAATTTCGAATATTAGTTGAGAACCTAGATGCAGAGCGCCATTCGATCACGGTTTTTGTGGAAGGATCCTATGGGCGGAAGATGGATCAATCCGCAGAACAATCTTGGATCAGTAAACAGCAACGCGAAAAACAAGTTCGTTTCATATTCCTCGATAACCTCCGCACCAATGACGGACACATCCGCCGCCTAATATCTGCCGTCCGACTCGGCTTTTACCTGGTGCCTTACCTATTGAGACGCGAATTCGACACCGTAATAGTCTACTCAGCCATAGGGCTTCGACTAACCCCGCTACTGAGGCTATTCAGAGTGTTTGCCGTGTTTAGTGAAAGAAACGCCGCAGTCTACTCCAGGATGGATTTACTACGTAAGCGGGCCTACTTCACTTCTGCGAATGCAATCGTATGCAACTCTCTCGCAGCCAGCCAAAATTTTTCCCGGTACGGCTACAGGCCACTTGTCATAGAGAATGCGGTCGCACCGCCGCCACTTGTGCGCTCGGCGCGAGCACCCCGAGCAGCCGGCCAGATAGTCGTCGTTCCGGGCCGCATCGCGCCGATCAAGAATCAGACTCTCGTCGCCAGGGCCCTGCCGGCACTCGACGGAATCGTGTCCCGGGTGTATTTTGCGGGTGCAGTTGAGGACGTTGAATATCTCCAACAACTGAAAGATCTCGTCGCTTCGACCGGCTGGTGCTCACGCGTCGACATACTGGGATTCGTCCACGACATGGATACCCTATACGCCGACTGTGACCTCGTTGTGTTGCCCTCGCTGGCCGAAGGAATGCCGAATGTGCTGCTCGAGGCCCTCACACGGGAGGTTCCCTGTGTGGCCAGCGACCTAGCAAGCAACCGCGACGTGCTCCGCGATGACCGCCTTCTGTTCAGAGTGGATGATCCCAGCACGTTGGTTAAGTCGATACTTCACCTCGCTCGACTTAACCAAACAGACACCCGACAACTCACCATCGATCAGCGCCAGTACGTCACGACGCGATTCTCCGTGGAGAACCTCATCACCGGGTACGAAAGACTGTTCGCGTTGGCTCGAGGAGGTGGCGGGAATGGCCAATAG
- a CDS encoding EpsG family protein: MIVYGVAALLSMILASALNVRSWDQIDVRRPLVYIPLLPFLAVAVLRSGVGKDTVGEWSTYPRIFEFVESGHSYSDVFSVIRIEPLYYALNWAVTWCGGDAFVIYAIMSAIFLIFMYRFIIEKSTNVPLSLLLLFASDLYMFALTGIRQAAACGIAFYALKYAQSRQPSKYFAWIAVATGFHFTALVFVLLYFFTRRRVTPAGVTILILTGIALALSPGIVREFNSIYYGAVYFGSKWDYSNFNLVPTLITTFVALAALIQSRKIVDRDPSMQLFINITLVNCFLMAISSLLITPIRLYYLFIPAAFVLVPAILESIPYGRQRELVRPAVGAILIAILSLQMVYEVSISNDAYGTWSYQWVFGKETNA, translated from the coding sequence ATGATTGTCTACGGCGTAGCAGCACTCCTGTCGATGATCTTGGCTTCGGCACTCAACGTCCGAAGCTGGGACCAGATCGATGTACGACGGCCACTCGTCTACATCCCTCTGCTGCCCTTCCTGGCGGTCGCGGTCCTGCGGTCCGGGGTTGGGAAAGACACGGTCGGCGAGTGGTCCACGTATCCGCGCATATTCGAGTTCGTTGAATCCGGTCATTCCTATTCCGATGTCTTCAGCGTAATTCGCATCGAACCGCTCTACTACGCTTTGAACTGGGCCGTCACATGGTGTGGTGGCGATGCCTTCGTAATCTACGCAATAATGTCGGCGATATTTCTGATCTTCATGTATCGATTCATCATCGAGAAGTCCACGAACGTACCCCTTAGCCTTCTCCTCCTGTTCGCCTCCGACCTCTATATGTTTGCCCTCACGGGGATTCGCCAGGCCGCGGCCTGCGGCATCGCTTTCTACGCGTTGAAGTACGCGCAGAGTCGCCAACCGTCTAAGTATTTCGCATGGATCGCTGTCGCCACTGGCTTCCACTTCACCGCACTGGTCTTTGTCCTGCTGTATTTTTTCACGCGCAGGCGTGTGACGCCTGCAGGAGTGACAATCCTGATTCTCACAGGAATTGCCCTTGCGCTATCACCAGGAATTGTCAGAGAATTCAACTCGATATACTACGGAGCCGTCTACTTTGGCTCAAAATGGGACTATTCCAACTTTAATCTCGTACCCACGCTTATCACCACTTTCGTCGCGCTCGCGGCACTGATTCAGAGCCGAAAAATTGTCGATCGCGACCCTTCAATGCAACTCTTTATAAACATTACGCTAGTTAACTGTTTCCTGATGGCGATCTCATCACTATTGATAACACCGATTCGGCTTTACTATCTCTTTATACCTGCAGCTTTCGTACTGGTGCCTGCGATACTGGAATCTATCCCTTACGGCCGACAGCGTGAACTGGTACGTCCGGCGGTTGGCGCGATACTTATCGCCATCCTGTCACTTCAGATGGTGTACGAAGTATCAATATCCAATGATGCATACGGCACTTGGTCGTATCAATGGGTGTTTGGAAAAGAGACGAATGCTTAG